From the genome of Candidatus Dadabacteria bacterium:
TTGCTATGGTTGAATTCCCTACCGAATTTGCCTGAAACCCTATGCCAATTCCCCGATATTCGGCGGCTCTGGAATCAACGCCCACCGCTATACTTGAAACTCCAACGCTGCGGGCATGCCACCCTAAGGCAATAGCGCCGCGCGCATTGGCGAAAGCGCTTTGTCCGGCGGCGAATGCATTGTTTCTGGCACCCGCCTTATATCCTATGGCAATTGCCGCCTCTCCAATGGCATTTGTTTCTCTGCCAATGGCTGTTGCGCCCTGACCGCCAGCGCCGCCGGTGGCGTATGAGCCGGAGCCAATGGCTGTTGCGCTCCCTGCATCCGCATGCGCTCCCCGCCCGAACGCGCTGGCGTCAGTGCCTGTGGCATTAGCATGTGCGCCAACGGCCACTGAGTTCATCCCTGAGGCTGATGACTGTACCCCTATGGAGAGTGCGTTTATTGCGCTACCCGCAGCTTTGTATCCCATAGCGATTGCCTGGATTGCCGTAGCATTTGCTTCAGAGCCAAAAGCCAACGCTCCCCTCGCATTGGCGTTTGCGACGCGGCCTATCGCCAGAGCAGACTCTGCGCCCGCACGGGAAGAAGAGCCCACGGCGATTGCCGCCGTGCCTCCGACTGCGGACGCTGCTCTCCCAATGGCAATTCCTTCAATGACGGTTGCTCTGGCGACCGACCCCATTGAAGTAGCATAGTCTCCGGTGGATCTGGAACCTGCGCCGATGGCGATAGCGCGCGTCCCCGAAGCGATGGCTCCGGTTCCAAGTGGTATCCGTGTTTGCGCCTGCACAACGGCGGATACAAGGAAAACCGCCGCGAATGCGGCAATAAGTTTTTTCATAACAGTAGTTCCCAACCTCCGTTATGCAAATTCCAACCACGGCGCATTGCGCCCGGTCAGATTTCGTATGCCCGTAAGTGTGGGGGTAAAACCCCTTTAAGTCAAGTTTACGGACACCGGCAGGTGTGCGCCGCCCGTTAATTTTCCGCTATTCTCAATACTACGGCGGAAGTTTTGGTTATATGCCTTTCAATCTCCGCGACCGCCTTTTTCATGGCGCTTTCAGGGGAAGGGCGGGTCATGATGACCACGGGAACTTTCTTTGAAGATGCGCCCGGTTTCTGAATGACAGACCGTATGCTGATGCCCTGTTTGCCCAAAGCCGTTGAGATTTTTCCGAGGGTTCCCGGCGTGTCCTCCGCTTCAAACCGGGCGTAAAATCCGCTTGAAACCGAGCCGCGCGGGGCCGGTTTCACTCCCCCGCCGTCCGCCGCTATTTTCGCAACGCCGCCCCCGCCGCACGCAATCATCACAACATCGCTCACCACCGCGCTCGCGGTCGGCATCATTCCCGCCCCCATTCCGTAAAACATCACGGGGCCCACCGCATCCCCCTCAATCCGCACGGCGTTAAACGCGCCGTCAACGGCGGCAAGCTGAGAGTCCGCGCCCACAAGGGCGGGGTAAACGCCCGCCTCCACAACGCCGCCCGAAACTTTTGCCGAGGCAAGCGGCTTGATTGCGTAGCCAAACTGTCCCGCGTGTGAAATGTCCGCCGGGGTAACCGGCGATATGCCCTCAACGGCAATCTCGTTTATTTTGAACAGGCCGCCCCACGCAAGCGCGATGAGGATAAGCAACTTGTGGGCGGAATCCGTCCCGTTGATGTCAAAAGACGGGTCCGCCTCGGCGTATCCCTCTTTTTTTGCGTCCGCAAGCGCGGCGGCAAAAGGCATTCCCTCTGCTGACATTCTGTGCAGAATGTAGTTTGAAGTTCCGTTCATTATGCCCTGAACGGACAGGATTTTGTTGGCGCACAGCCCCTCTTTCAGACTCCGTATCAGCGGAATGCCCCCGGCGACGCTTGCCTCAAAACCGACCTCAACTCCGTTTTTTCCGGCGGCGGAAAAAATTTCCTTTCCCCTGTGGGCGAGAAGCGCCTTGTTTGCGGTAACAACATGTTTGCCGTTTTTGACCGCCGCAAGGGCGACCTCCGCCGCCACGGTTGTGCCGCCGATGAGTTCAATCACAATGTCAATTTCAGGGTCGCCCGTTATCTCGCGGAAATCCGTTGTGAAAAGAGAGCGCGGGATTTTGACGGGACGCTTTCTTGAGGGCGCGATGTCCGCAATGCGGGTTATGGACAGGCTTGCGCCGGTCTGTTCGCGTATCAGTTTGCGGTTGCGCCGGATGACTTCGTAAACGCCGCAACCGACCGTGCCCGCCCCGATGAGGCCGATGTTGACTTTGTTTTTCATTGCCGGGAAGTGTGATTATAGCCGAAAAAATCCCGCCTTGTCCGTCAGCGAAAATTAAACCCCTTTGCCTCCGCCCCGATTTTGACGGTTTGCCCCGCGCCGAATTTGCCCTCAAGCAGCAGTTTTGACAGCGGGTCTTCAAGTTCCCTCCGGATGACGCGCTTTAGCGGCCTCGCGCCGAATTCCGGGTCGTATCCCAGTTCGGCAAGTTTTGCCTTCGCCTTGTCGGTGATTTCAAGCCGGAGGTCTTTTTCTGCGAGCCGCGCGCGCAAGTCCTCAATTCTTATGTCCACAATTTGTTTGATTTCCTCCGGCGAGAGCGGTTTGAAAATTATGGTTTCGTCAAGCCGGTTCAGAAACTCCGGGCGGAAGGCGTCTTTGAGAGCCGCCGAGACAAGTTCGCGCATCTTTTCCCCGTCTCCCGCGTTTTCCTGAATCAGGCGGCTTCCGAGGTTTGAGGTCATTATTATCACGCAGTTGCGGAAATTGACCGTTCTGCCCTGTCCGTCCGTCAGGCGGCCGTCCTCAAGGATTTGGAGCAGAATGTTGAAAACATCGGTGTGCGCTTTTTCAATCTCATCAAGCAGAATGACGGAGTAGGGGCGGCGGCGGACGGCTTCGGTGAGCTGGCCGCCCTCGTCGTAGCCCACATATCCGGGCGGCGCGCCGATGAGGCGCGAAACGGAGTGTTTTTCCATGTATTCGCTCATGTCTATGCGGACGAGGTTGTTTTCATCGTCAAACATAAACCCGGCAAGGGCGCGGGCGAGTTCGGTTTTGCCGACCCCCGTCGGCCCCAGAAATACCAGAGAGCCAATCGGCCTTGCAGGGTCCGCAAGCCCGGCGCGGGACCTTCTGACGGTGTTTGAAACCTCCCGCACCGCCTCCTCCTGCCCGACCACTCTGCGCGACAGGTTCTGCTCCATTCCCAGAAGTTTTTCCGTCTCGCCCTCCATAAGTTTTGAGACGGGAACTCCCGTCCACTTTGACACGACCGCCGCAATATCCGCCGCGCCCACCTCTTCTTTGAGGGAGGGGGTGTTTTTGTCCGCCATGTCTTCAAGGGTTTTTTCCAGTTCGGGAAGTTTGCCGTAAAGGATTTCGGACGCCGCCGAAAGGTCTCCCTCTCTCTGCGCTTTTTCCGCCCGTGTTCGCGCCGCGTCTATCTCGCGTTTGATGTTTTTTGTTTGCGCCGCCCGTTCCTTCTCCCTCTCCCACGCGGCGGTTATGCCGGAAAGATGCTCTTTCAAGTCGGCGATTTTTTTGTCAATTTCCCCGACACCCTTTCCGCCGGGCTCTTTCGCCACGCTTTCGCGCTCCATCTCAAGTTGCATTACCCTGCGCCTTGCCTCGTCAACCTCGGCGGGCATGGAGTCAATCTCCATCTTGATTTTTGCCGCCGCCTCGTCCACAAGGTCAACCGCTTTGTCGGGAAGAAATCTTCCCGTTATGTATCTGTCGGACAGCCGCGCCGCCGCCGTGAGCGCCTCGTCCCTTATCCTGACGCCGTGATGCGCCTCGTATTTTTCCGCAAGTCCGCGCAGTATGGAAACCGTGTCTTCAACGGAGGGCTCGCCCACGTATATCTGCTGAAACCGCCTTTCAAAAGCGGCGTCTTTTTCAATGTTTGCGCGGAACTCGTCAAGCGTTGTCGCGCCGATGCAGCGGAGTTCCCCTCTGGCAAGGGCGGGCTTGAGCATGTTTGAAGCGTCCACCGCCCCGTC
Proteins encoded in this window:
- a CDS encoding homoserine dehydrogenase, which translates into the protein MKNKVNIGLIGAGTVGCGVYEVIRRNRKLIREQTGASLSITRIADIAPSRKRPVKIPRSLFTTDFREITGDPEIDIVIELIGGTTVAAEVALAAVKNGKHVVTANKALLAHRGKEIFSAAGKNGVEVGFEASVAGGIPLIRSLKEGLCANKILSVQGIMNGTSNYILHRMSAEGMPFAAALADAKKEGYAEADPSFDINGTDSAHKLLILIALAWGGLFKINEIAVEGISPVTPADISHAGQFGYAIKPLASAKVSGGVVEAGVYPALVGADSQLAAVDGAFNAVRIEGDAVGPVMFYGMGAGMMPTASAVVSDVVMIACGGGGVAKIAADGGGVKPAPRGSVSSGFYARFEAEDTPGTLGKISTALGKQGISIRSVIQKPGASSKKVPVVIMTRPSPESAMKKAVAEIERHITKTSAVVLRIAEN
- the clpB gene encoding ATP-dependent chaperone ClpB, with the protein product MKPDNLTIKAREAVSRAGEIAENRGNQAIDLPHLVAALLSEDGIPLEILSKIGADAKEITAAAEREIDKLPVVEGSGDRYASAELRAALAAAAKLAQERGDEYISAEHLLSGAVREASGGLKAEFERAGVDTESVEKATRELTGGRKVTGESPEDTFQALAKYGADLTAMAREGKIDPVIGRDDEIRRVVQVLLRRTKNNPVLIGEPGVGKTAIVEGLAQRIVDGDVPEGLENKTLIALDMGALVAGAKYRGQFEERLKAVLSEVAGAGREIVLFIDEIHTVVGAGGADGAVDASNMLKPALARGELRCIGATTLDEFRANIEKDAAFERRFQQIYVGEPSVEDTVSILRGLAEKYEAHHGVRIRDEALTAAARLSDRYITGRFLPDKAVDLVDEAAAKIKMEIDSMPAEVDEARRRVMQLEMERESVAKEPGGKGVGEIDKKIADLKEHLSGITAAWEREKERAAQTKNIKREIDAARTRAEKAQREGDLSAASEILYGKLPELEKTLEDMADKNTPSLKEEVGAADIAAVVSKWTGVPVSKLMEGETEKLLGMEQNLSRRVVGQEEAVREVSNTVRRSRAGLADPARPIGSLVFLGPTGVGKTELARALAGFMFDDENNLVRIDMSEYMEKHSVSRLIGAPPGYVGYDEGGQLTEAVRRRPYSVILLDEIEKAHTDVFNILLQILEDGRLTDGQGRTVNFRNCVIIMTSNLGSRLIQENAGDGEKMRELVSAALKDAFRPEFLNRLDETIIFKPLSPEEIKQIVDIRIEDLRARLAEKDLRLEITDKAKAKLAELGYDPEFGARPLKRVIRRELEDPLSKLLLEGKFGAGQTVKIGAEAKGFNFR